The Pochonia chlamydosporia 170 chromosome 1, whole genome shotgun sequence genome window below encodes:
- a CDS encoding pre-mRNA branch site protein p14 (similar to Metarhizium robertsii ARSEF 23 XP_007820365.2) encodes MSSRGGKLAPEVNRALFVKNLSYSVTPEELFDLFGKFGPIRQVRQGISSSTKGTAFVVYEDVMDAKQACDKLNGFNFQNRYLVVLYHQPEKMAKSKEDLEARRESLAQLKKQHGRSLSPPKSASPDPKTILRKGTPPATTIVKGHAGARAVRFVDGAPTALRSCA; translated from the exons ATGAGTAGTCGCGGCGGGAAACTCGCACCCGAAGTCAACAG AGCTCTGTTCGTCAAGAATTTGAG CTACAGCGTAACTCCAGAGGAGCTTTTCGACCTATTTGGAAAATTCGGACCCATCCG CCAAGTTCGTCAGGGTatctccagcagcaccaagGGAACGGCCTTCGTGGTCTATGAGGACGTAATGGATGCGAAGCAAGCCTGcgacaagctcaacggcTTCAACTTCCAAAATCGTTATCTTGTCG TTCTGTATCATCAGCCAGAGAAGATGGCCAAATCAAAAGAGGACCTGGAAGCCCGTCGGGAATCTTTAGCTCAGCTGAAGAAACAGCACG GCCGGTCTTTGTCACCTCCAAAGTCTGCTTCGCCGGATCCTAAGACGATCCTTCGAAAGGGCACGCCACCAGCCACAACCATTGTCAAGGGGCATGCCGGCGCGCGAGCAGTCCGCTTTGTCGATGGGGCACCAACTGCTCTTAGATCATGTGCGTGA
- a CDS encoding methyl-CpG-binding domain-containing protein 4 (similar to Metarhizium acridum CQMa 102 XP_007809348.1) has translation MSLSFGSAVLSTFDIREEEREYLSQLVESPDTPCDETRRLVDSSILANSEDFHYLIDCATSIQQANRLPHDNLGGNDILTFVWYILAGEGIDHNADLNPWAETDRLILLAKELATDPDIQGPFSCNISNDIRPPKRSRLRSRSTKYTTTVSHFWSTEPSTQAEPPNSSSSHGYSHLQKTNLANGLSEAGVTNIKQNREVIHQRRVAQSTKTIRPQCRLAPSKTGTLCPTARISPYFATGAVVKKSPKRPPAGVVSSVRFPPLSSPTFGLVQERLAHEPFWLLIAVTFLIKTSGQAAIPVFYKVKERFPSPEELKDPDNSEEILSMIRHLGLAIHRLAFIHKFAEAYSSNPPTAEKLYRVRNYDKRDTQHLGVNTRSNGESIRTAVPSNDDEAHPEAWEIGHMTKGKYTLDSWRIFCRDEFLGRAQDWNGKGQKPEFQPEWMRVRPLDKELRAYLRWMWMREGWEWDPETGERRALRPELQAAVNEGRVEYDNSGGLRILNTPAQDMDDRK, from the coding sequence ATGTCACTCTCTTTCGGGTCTGCAGTTTTATCAACTTTTGACATccgggaggaggagagggaaTATCTCTCGCAATTGGTTGAATCACCTGATACTCCTTGCGATGAAACGAGACGACTTGTTGACAGTAGTATTCTGGCCAACTCTGAAGACTTTCACTATTTGATTGACTGTGCTACATCCATCCAGCAAGCAAATCGTCTTCCTCATGACAACTTGGGGGGCAATGATATCCTTACATTTGTGTGGTATATCCTGGCTGGTGAAGGTATCGATCATAATGCAGACCTAAACCCGTGGGCGGAGACAGATCGCCTGATACTTCTTGCCAAGGAACTGGCTACAGACCCGGATATTCAAGGTCCATTTTCTTGCAATATTTCGAACGACATACGTCCGCCAAAAAGGTCTCGCCTTCGATCCAGATCAACCAAATATACCACCACAGTCTCACACTTTTGGTCAACCGAACCAAGCACACAGGCCGAGCCCCCAAACAGCAGCTCAAGCCATGGATATAGCCACTTGCAGAAGaccaatcttgccaatgggCTTTCGGAAGCAGGAGTAACCAACATCAAACAGAACAGAGAAGTAATACACCAAAGAAGAGTCGCACAAAGCACCAAGACTATTCGCCCACAATGTCGGTTAGCACCCAGCAAAACTGGTACACTATGTCCTACTGCTCGAATATCCCCATACTTTGCAACAGGAGCTGTCGTCAAAAAATCCCCCAAGCGGCCACCAGCAGGTGTCGTCTCAAGCGTTCGTTTCCCACCACTATCCTCGCCGACATTTGGGCTTGTTCAGGAAAGACTCGCACACGAGCCATTCTGGCTATTAATAGCGGTAACATTCTTGATCAAGACAAGTGGTCAAGCGGCTATACCGGTTTTTTATAAAGTCAAGGAAAGGTTTCCTTCGCCTGAAGAGCTAAAGGACCCGGACAATTCCGAAGAAATACTAAGCATGATTCGCCATCTTGGTTTGGCTATTCACCGGCTGGCCTTTATTCACAAGTTTGCCGAAGCTTACAGTAGCAACCCACCAACAGCAGAGAAATTGTACAGGGTTAGAAACTACGATAAGAGAGATACACAACACCTAGGCGTTAATACCAGGAGCAACGGCGAGTCTATTCGGACGGCTGTGCCTTCCAATGACGACGAAGCGCATCCAGAAGCATGGGAAATTGGACATATGACTAAAGGAAAATACACACTGGATAGTTGGAGGATATTTTGTCGAGACGAGTTCTTGGGACGAGCCCAGGACTGGAATGGTAAGGGACAAAAGCCAGAGTTTCAGCCCGAATGGATGCGAGTTAGGCCGCTTGATAAAGAGCTCCGAGCATATTTGCgatggatgtggatgcgAGAAGGTTGGGAATGGGACCCCGAAACTGGCGAGCGACGAGCGCTACGGCCGGAATTGCAAGCAGCTGTAAATGAAGGAAGGGTTGAGTATGACAACAGTGGAGGACTTCGAATTTTGAACACACCGGCGCAGGATATGGATGACAGGAAATAG
- a CDS encoding COPII-coated vesicle protein SurF4/Erv29 (similar to Cordyceps militaris CM01 XP_006671466.1): MQRGPSGYGLSGPPQYGGPSNAEESNGNILDQIRPYTSKVEDFLDSASEPIKPYLPAIGRFLIVVTFLEDALRIVMQWSDQLLYLHDYRHIPSGITHIFLIVNVIAMVACSTLVIARKHSDYAVAGLMGVVVTQALGYGLIFDLNFFLRNLSVIGGLLMVLSDSWVRKTKAFAGLPTLDEKDRKMYFQLAGRVLLIFLFIGFVFTGQWSIWRVMVSLLGAGACVMVVVGFKAKFSATLLVVILSIFNLFVNNFWTLHEHHPHKDFAKYDFFQILSIVGGLLLLVNSGPGQFSIDEKKKVY, from the exons ATGCAGCGCGGTCCTTCTGGTTATGGCCTCAGTGGCCCTCCGCAGTATGGCGGTCCTTCCAATGCTGAGGAGTCCAATGGCAACATCCTCGACCAGATTCGCCCTTATACCAGCAAGGTTGAGGACTTCCTAGACAGTGCCAGCGAGCCCATCAAACC CTACCTACCTGCCATTGGCCGATTCCTGATTGTTGTTACCTTCCTGGAGGATGCGCTGCGAATCGTGATGCAGTGGAGCGACCAGCTCTTGTACCTGCATGACTACCGACACA TCCCCTCGGGCATCACCCACATTTTCCTCATTGTCAACGTCATCGCCATGGTAGCTTGCTCCACCCTTGTCATCGCCAGAAAGCATTCGGACTACGCCGTCGCTGGACTCATGGGCGTCGTCGTTACCCAGGCTCTCGGTTACGGCTTGATTTTCGacctcaacttcttccttCGAAATCTGTCCGTCATTGGTGGTCTTCTCATGGTTCTCTCCGACTCTTGGGTGCGCAAGACCAAGGCTTTCGCCGGACTTCCCACACTCGATGAGAAGGATCGCAAGATGTACTTCCAACTGGCCGGCCGTGTTCTGCTcattttcctcttcatcggATTCGTCTTTACTGGCCAATGGTCCATCTGGCGCGTAATGGTCTCTCTGCTGGGAGCTGGCGCTTGCGTCATGGTTGTTGTCGGTTTCAAGGCCAAGTTCAGCGCCACCCTTTTGGTTGTCATTCTgagcatcttcaacctgTTTGTTAACAACTTCTGGACT CTCCACGAACACCACCCACACAAGGACTTTGCCAAGTACGACTTCTTCCAGATCCTGTCCATTGTTGGTGGTCTCCTTCTGCTGGTCAACAGTGGCCCCGGCCAGTTCAGTATCGacgagaaaaagaaggtcTACTAA
- a CDS encoding prion-inhibition and propagation domain-containing protein yields MAAELIGTTIGVVGFIGQLFDGCVKAYGYFTTASHLDTDSQRLMCKVRIEEMRLVVWGREWGVAEGKLEAHLEGGKNEGLRELATQILEELHGTVTDFRKLQERYGLREDTGNGNGNGNGSAVGVESKGGKKISPGPSPTPSRKGSKDDGKAVKTERSWRKEWSLRTKWVIADKDKFTNLLKDLKDFNDGLERLFPPSQLPSFQRTWTHRLLESAQRDLTQLSLLETASSDTYPQLKTSANLKSLRINLDSKPQSAFKPTFALKVPFSALTLSSPTPAPAKINGGKRSQGHHNTAGDVLLEWVDYDREAIEERVAHVRRMDDLARMMHSSSSCHPDLHSIDCVGYTDDSANSRYGLVYKAPAGSYSTLHALISSPDLKTPDLDDRIRLAHTLAVALWSLHSLDWLHKSLCSSNITFFPSAFSNSATSPTATAALIPDISNPYLVGFDASRPDLDTALSMVPKNPSIENLHRHPSSLRGMSHCKAFDIYSLGLVLLEIGLWKVLQTYYKPHYSAERWRDKVVLAVLVQGLGSKVGKKFKNTVEMCLTAGEDVSGGEAGKIMEKVVSTLESIRV; encoded by the exons ATGGCCGCCGAACTGATCGGCACCACCATTGGTGTCGTCGGCTTCATAGGCCAGCTCTTCGACGGCTGCGTCAAAGCCTACGGGTACTTTACAACCGCGTCGCACCTCGACACAGACAGCCAGCGGCTCATGTGCAAAGTACGCATCGAGGAGATGCGCCTCGTCGTCTGGGGAAGGGAATGGGGAGTCGCCGAGGGGAAGCTAGAGGCCCATCTGGAGGGTGGGAAGAATGAGGGGTTGAGGGAGCTGGCGACGCAGATCTTGGAGGAGTTGCATGGGACGGTGACGGATTTCAGAAAGTTGCAGGAGCGGTATGGGCTGAGGGAAGATACTGGCAATGGAAACGGGAATGGGAACGGGAGTGCGGTTGGCGTGGAGAGTAAAGGGGGGAAGAAGATTTCACCGGGGCCGTCGCCGACGCCGTCGAGAAAGGGGTCCAAGGATGATGGGAAGGCGGTCAAGACGGAgaggagttggaggaagGAATGGAGTTTGAGGACGAAATGGGTTATTGCGG acaaggacaagtttACAAACTTGTTGAAGGACTTGAAGG ACTTCAACGACGGCCTCGAGCGTCTCTTCCCGCCATCACAACTACCCTCCTTCCAACGCACATGGACGCACCGCCTCCTCGAATCCGCCCAAAGAGACCTCACGCAGCTCTCGCTGCTAGAAACAGCCTCAAGTGACACATACCCGCAGCTCAAAACATCAGCAAACCTCAAATCCCTACGCATCAACCTCGACAGCAAGCCGCAATCCGCATTCAAGCCCACCTTTGCCCTCAAAGTCCCATTCAGCGCCCTCACTCTCTCCTCACCGACACCAGCACCCGCCAAAATAAACGGCGGCAAACGAAGCCAGGGCCATCACAACACAGCAGGAGACGTCCTCCTCGAATGGGTAGATTACGACCGCGAAGCCATTGAAGAGCGTGTCGCCCACGTCCGGCGGATGGACGACCTCGCTCGCATGATGcactcctcgtcctcgtGCCACCCGGACCTTCACTCCATCGACTGCGTAGGCTACACCGACGACTCTGCAAACAGCCGCTACGGTCTCGTGTATAAGGCCCCCGCGGGTAGCTATTCCACCCTCCACGCCCTCATCTCCTCGCCGGACCTGAAGACGCCGGACCTCGACGACAGGATACGCCTGGCACACACGCTCGCCGTGGCCCTCTGGTCCCTCCACTCCCTGGACTGGCTGCACAAGTCTCTCTGCAGCTCAAACATCACCTTCTTCCCGTCCGCCTTCTCCAACTCTGCGACGTCGCCTACCGCTACCGCGGCGCtcataccagacatttcaaACCCCTATCTCGTTGGGTTTGATGCCTCTCGACCAGACCTCGATACCGCGCTCTCCATGGTCCCCAAGAATCCGTCCATCGAGAATCTCCACAGACATCCTTCCTCGCTACGCGGCATGAGCCACTGCAAAGCCTTTGACATTTACTCCCTCGGCCTGGTCCTACTGGAGATTGGGCTGTGGAAAGTCCTCCAGACGTATTACAAGCCGCACTACTCGGCGGAGCGATGGAGAGACAAGGTTGTCTTGGCGGTTCTCGTCCAGGGGCTAGGGAGCAAAGTTGGCAAAAAGTTCAAGAACACTGTGGAGATGTGTCTCACGGCTGGGGAGGACGTGTCCGGCGGGGAGGCGGGCAAGATTATGGAGAAGGTGGTGTCTACGTTGGAGAGTATTCGGGTGTAG
- a CDS encoding mannosyl transferase (similar to Colletotrichum gloeosporioides Nara gc5 XP_007282215.1), protein MLTAVFLDLFGGFGLSVLFTIACLALMYFAGQHRSKQSISQGETSKSHASIEKNTKTGLAEKIVSPICYKIRSPRPYPQWSIHQTKPLPYRAFRYGPKYNITMGLRTIEPDEWIELDNHFPKYHADKAARIQERGEKCIKTDPAAFPAAIELLEELVSYLPARYPTLFKRTSVGIDNPWSGESFNILERPLRENPMAICARLIQDDLALMLEQPVGSGTYRLLAGCILLPGFWRLSDKFGMSLSDIHTSGNVPSFKEKLEKGMIKFFQRLKPDVLYSRNNYFIQVDDSLAWSHSIGAEDNPTVSWSTAEKDTIIENHWFRSERQTLRRLPKTGAICFTIRTYFHPVTEIVQEEYVPGRLASAVRSWDDNVSIYKGREKYGDILLEYLDKKHQEQIENGLDIDCEDEVRQYPW, encoded by the coding sequence ATGTTGACCGCAGTGTTTCTCGACCTATTTGGCGGATTCGGACTCTCCGTGCTATTTACCATTGCTTGCCTAGCATTGATGTACTTTGCTGGTCAACACCGTTCAAAGCAGTCCATCAGTCAAGGGGAAACATCCAAATCCCATGCCTCTATTGAAAAGAACACAAAGACAGGACTAGCTGAGAAAATTGTCAGCCCAATATGCTACAAGATCCGAAGCCCTCGTCCCTACCCCCAGTGGTCGATTCATCAAACCAAGCCGCTGCCATACAGAGCTTTCCGATACGGACCAAaatacaacatcaccatgggCCTGCGTACCATTGAACCAGATGAATGGATCGAGCTTGACAACCACTTCCCAAAATACCACGCCGATAAGGCAGCCAGGATCCAAGAACGTGGCGAGAAATGCATAAAGACAGATCCCGCCGCCTTTCCCGCCGCCATAGAGTTACTCGAAGAACTGGTCAGCTACCTGCCAGCCCGATATCCAACTCTCTTCAAACGAACGTCAGTCGGCATCGACAATCCCTGGTCCGGCGAATCCTTTAATATTCTAGAGCGCCCGCTTCGAGAAAACCCAATGGCGATATGCGCACGCCTAATCCAAGATGATCTGGCACTAATGTTAGAACAACCCGTCGGTTCCGGTACATATCGCCTTCTCGCAGGGTGTATTCTCCTGCCGGGATTCTGGAGACTATCTGACAAATTTGGCATGTCGCTATCTGACATCCATACCTCTGGGAACGTGCCTTCGTTTAAAGAGAAGCTCGAGAAGGGGATGATCAAGTTCTTTCAGCGGTTAAAGCCTGATGTATTGTATAGTCGCAATAACTACTTTATCCAAGTCGATGATTCGCTTGCATGGAGTCATAGTATTGGCGCAGAGGATAATCCTACGGTAAGCTGGAGCACTGCCGAAAAGGATACCATCATTGAAAATCACTGGTTTCGGTCTGAGAGGCAGACTCTGCGTCGCCTACCTAAGACGGGGGCTATTTGCTTTACAATTCGAACCTATTTTCATCCGGTCACTGAAATCGTACAGGAGGAATATGTTCCGGGGAGATTGGCAAGTGCAGTTCGCAGCTGGGATGACAATGTTTCCATTTACAAAGGGAGAGAGAAGTATGGGGATATTCTACTGGAGTATTTGGACAAGAAGCATCAAGAACAAATAGAAAATGGCTTAGATATAGATTGCGAGGATGAAGTGCGGCAGTATCCTTGGTAA